One Corynebacterium appendicis CIP 107643 DNA window includes the following coding sequences:
- a CDS encoding HAD family hydrolase, with protein sequence MQGLIVDYVGVLDVEGEDVKRWQALLAELKANEVSTAILSNDPGGPGAEPIREWEFRGHVDAVVLSGEIGAEKPEKAAFQAAADAIGVPLEDCTMIDDDILNVRGAVEAGLIGILHTAFDRTVVEIQSLYGIEGEF encoded by the coding sequence ATGCAGGGTTTGATTGTGGATTACGTCGGTGTGCTCGACGTCGAGGGCGAGGACGTGAAGCGCTGGCAGGCGCTGCTCGCGGAGCTCAAGGCTAACGAGGTCAGCACCGCGATTCTCTCCAACGACCCAGGCGGCCCGGGTGCCGAGCCGATCCGCGAATGGGAATTCCGCGGCCACGTCGACGCTGTTGTTCTCTCCGGCGAGATCGGCGCGGAGAAGCCTGAGAAGGCGGCATTCCAGGCCGCTGCCGACGCGATCGGCGTGCCGCTGGAGGACTGCACCATGATCGACGACGACATTCTCAATGTCCGCGGCGCGGTCGAAGCCGGCCTGATCGGCATTCTCCACACCGCTTTCGACCGCACCGTGGTGGAGATTCAGTCCCTCTACGGCATCGAGGGCGAGTTCTAG
- a CDS encoding sigma-70 family RNA polymerase sigma factor, with product MAGNDLEQRFTEEAMPLLDQLYGGALRMTRNPQDAEDLVQETYLKAFKAFDSFKEGTNLKAWLYRIMTNTYINSYRKKQRRPLETSAEDVTDRQLYTTSSHDSTGLQSAEVEALKNLPDTQIAEAMNSLNDDYRMVVYYADVEGLAYKEIAEVMDVPLGTVMSRLHRGRKQLRELLKDVANEQGIGLEEQK from the coding sequence ATGGCTGGAAACGATCTCGAACAGCGCTTCACCGAGGAGGCGATGCCGCTGCTGGACCAGCTCTACGGTGGCGCGCTGCGCATGACGCGCAACCCGCAAGACGCTGAAGACCTGGTGCAGGAGACCTACCTCAAAGCCTTCAAGGCGTTCGACTCCTTCAAAGAAGGAACGAACCTCAAAGCGTGGCTGTACCGGATCATGACGAACACATACATCAATTCGTACCGGAAGAAACAGCGCCGGCCGCTGGAAACCTCCGCCGAGGACGTCACCGACCGGCAGCTGTACACCACCAGCTCCCACGACTCGACCGGCCTGCAATCCGCCGAAGTCGAAGCACTGAAGAACCTGCCCGACACGCAGATCGCCGAAGCGATGAACTCGCTCAACGACGACTACCGCATGGTCGTTTACTACGCCGATGTCGAAGGGCTGGCCTACAAAGAGATCGCCGAAGTCATGGACGTTCCCTTAGGCACCGTCATGTCGCGGCTGCACCGTGGAAGAAAACAGCTGCGCGAGTTGTTGAAAGATGTGGCTAACGAACAAGGCATTGGTCTGGAGGAGCAGAAATAA
- a CDS encoding 50S ribosomal protein bL37 produces the protein MSKRGRKRKDRRKKSANRGKRPNS, from the coding sequence ATGAGCAAGCGTGGTCGTAAGCGCAAGGACCGCCGCAAGAAGAGCGCTAACCGCGGCAAGCGTCCTAACTCCTAA
- a CDS encoding DUF6912 family protein → MRVYIPATFAMLKELDADGEIHARSGWGFAATPALVEFFTSGDEEEIEAVAFDDAALASLRLLAIGDEPDFPHRRVVISADVDATPQPDMGESVVKLSEAITREDVAAIHVDIAAAEEATKKATELIDAADLGDQDAELAVGDAQDNYLAFYHPDELPFLVELL, encoded by the coding sequence GTGCGCGTCTACATTCCCGCCACCTTCGCTATGCTCAAGGAGCTCGACGCGGACGGCGAAATCCACGCCCGCAGCGGCTGGGGCTTCGCGGCCACGCCCGCGCTGGTCGAGTTCTTCACCTCCGGCGACGAGGAGGAGATCGAGGCCGTCGCATTCGACGACGCCGCTCTGGCCTCCCTGCGCCTCTTGGCCATCGGCGACGAGCCGGATTTCCCGCACCGCCGCGTGGTCATCTCCGCCGACGTCGATGCCACACCCCAGCCCGATATGGGCGAATCTGTGGTCAAGCTGTCCGAGGCGATCACACGCGAGGATGTCGCCGCCATCCACGTCGACATCGCGGCCGCTGAGGAAGCCACGAAGAAAGCCACAGAGCTTATCGACGCCGCCGATCTCGGCGACCAAGACGCCGAACTCGCCGTGGGCGACGCACAGGACAATTACCTGGCGTTCTACCACCCGGACGAGCTGCCCTTCCTCGTCGAGCTGCTCTAG
- the aroA gene encoding 3-phosphoshikimate 1-carboxyvinyltransferase — protein MTQLWPAPFHPEPFTSTVVVPGSKSITNRAYVLAALASESSTLVGALRSRDTDLMQGALEAMGVEFAVDGDTLTATPGQLTGGTVDCGLAGTVMRFIPAVAAFANGDVRVDGDEQARARPVQTVLDALRDAGVDVEGDALPFTVRGTGLAKGGRIEMDASKSSQFVSALLLAGARFDEGLHIVHTGDRVPSTPHIEMTVEMVRAAGVKVETHLTEWIVHPGPITGGTWVIEPDLSNATPFLAAAAVTGGTVSVPRWPGTTTQAGDAIRGILERMGAHVRLERYGQDNTLTVTGPEPGELQGIELDMGDIGELTPTVAALATQASTPSELTGIAHLRGHETDRLAALSAEITALGGTCEELDDGLRITPADLHGGTWHSYADHRMATAGAIIGLTTEGVQVEDIGTTSKTLPGFETMWADMLNG, from the coding sequence ATGACGCAATTGTGGCCAGCGCCGTTCCACCCCGAGCCGTTCACCAGCACTGTCGTGGTGCCCGGCTCGAAATCCATCACCAACCGCGCGTACGTTCTCGCGGCTCTTGCGAGCGAGTCGAGCACGCTCGTGGGCGCGTTGCGCTCCCGCGACACGGACTTGATGCAGGGCGCGCTGGAGGCGATGGGCGTGGAATTCGCGGTCGACGGCGACACGCTCACCGCCACCCCGGGGCAGCTCACGGGCGGCACGGTCGACTGCGGGCTGGCCGGCACGGTCATGCGCTTCATCCCGGCGGTCGCGGCGTTCGCGAACGGCGACGTGCGTGTCGACGGCGACGAGCAGGCGCGAGCCCGCCCGGTCCAAACAGTGCTGGACGCGCTGCGCGACGCGGGCGTGGACGTCGAGGGCGACGCCCTGCCGTTCACGGTCCGCGGCACAGGTTTGGCGAAGGGCGGGCGGATCGAGATGGATGCGTCGAAAAGCTCGCAGTTCGTCTCGGCTCTCCTCCTCGCGGGGGCGCGTTTCGACGAGGGCCTCCACATCGTGCACACCGGCGACCGTGTGCCGTCGACGCCGCACATCGAGATGACCGTGGAGATGGTGCGCGCCGCGGGCGTTAAGGTCGAAACACACCTGACCGAGTGGATCGTGCACCCGGGCCCGATCACGGGCGGTACCTGGGTGATCGAGCCGGACCTGTCCAACGCGACGCCGTTCCTCGCCGCCGCCGCGGTGACGGGTGGAACGGTGAGCGTGCCGCGCTGGCCGGGCACCACGACCCAGGCGGGCGACGCGATCCGCGGCATCCTCGAGCGCATGGGCGCCCACGTCCGCCTGGAGCGCTACGGCCAAGACAACACGCTCACTGTTACGGGCCCCGAGCCCGGCGAGCTGCAGGGCATCGAATTAGACATGGGCGATATCGGCGAGCTCACCCCGACGGTAGCGGCGCTGGCCACGCAGGCGTCCACGCCGAGCGAGCTGACAGGTATCGCGCACCTGCGCGGGCACGAGACGGACCGCCTGGCCGCGCTGAGCGCTGAGATCACAGCGCTCGGCGGCACATGTGAGGAGCTTGATGACGGCCTGCGCATCACCCCCGCTGACCTGCACGGCGGAACCTGGCATTCCTATGCCGACCACCGCATGGCCACCGCCGGCGCGATCATCGGCCTGACCACCGAGGGCGTTCAGGTCGAAGACATCGGCACGACGTCGAAGACGCTGCCGGGCTTTGAGACGATGTGGGCGGACATGCTCAATGGCTAG
- a CDS encoding WhiB family transcriptional regulator translates to MDWRHEAICRDEDPELFFPVGNSGPALSQIAQAKLVCHRCPVTSQCLKWALETGQDAGVWGGLSEEERRALKRRNKQRNRQRVSA, encoded by the coding sequence ATGGATTGGCGCCACGAAGCAATTTGCCGCGACGAAGACCCCGAACTGTTCTTCCCGGTCGGTAACTCCGGCCCCGCACTGTCCCAGATCGCACAGGCCAAGCTTGTGTGCCACCGCTGCCCCGTCACCTCCCAGTGCCTGAAGTGGGCTCTGGAGACCGGCCAGGACGCCGGCGTCTGGGGCGGCCTGTCCGAGGAGGAGCGCCGCGCCCTCAAGCGCCGCAACAAGCAGCGCAACCGCCAGCGCGTCTCCGCGTAA
- a CDS encoding SOS response-associated peptidase, with protein sequence MCGRFVLFTTGDDLISAVGTLPGVTEVAAPDGTPPARYNIGPTQQVPLIRFDGTEALIDAARWGLLPTWKKDENGPPLFNARGETVAEKPSFRSAFKSRRGLMVLDGYYEWKADADTKTGKQPYFVRPEDGLLYAAALWETGLDKLSTTMVTTDAADNMAWLHHRLPLFLREDEIDQWVHGSPEEALELVHPSRVAENLEWRPAASEVGNIRNEYAELIGDGSFSTDPVE encoded by the coding sequence ATGTGCGGACGTTTCGTTCTCTTCACCACAGGCGACGACCTGATCAGCGCCGTCGGCACCCTGCCCGGCGTCACCGAAGTCGCAGCGCCCGACGGCACCCCGCCGGCGCGCTACAACATCGGGCCCACACAGCAGGTCCCGCTCATCCGCTTCGACGGCACAGAAGCGCTTATCGACGCCGCCCGCTGGGGCCTCCTGCCCACCTGGAAGAAGGACGAGAACGGACCGCCCCTATTCAACGCCCGCGGAGAGACCGTCGCCGAGAAGCCCTCCTTCCGCTCCGCCTTCAAATCGCGCCGCGGACTGATGGTGCTCGACGGATACTACGAGTGGAAAGCTGACGCCGACACGAAGACTGGGAAGCAGCCGTATTTCGTGCGCCCCGAAGACGGCCTGCTCTACGCGGCCGCGCTGTGGGAGACCGGCCTGGACAAGCTATCCACCACGATGGTCACCACCGACGCCGCCGACAATATGGCGTGGCTGCACCACCGCCTCCCGCTCTTCCTCCGCGAGGACGAGATCGACCAGTGGGTGCACGGTTCGCCCGAGGAAGCCCTCGAATTAGTCCACCCGTCCCGCGTCGCCGAGAATCTCGAGTGGCGCCCCGCCGCTTCAGAAGTGGGCAATATCCGCAACGAGTACGCGGAACTTATCGGCGACGGCTCGTTCAGCACCGACCCGGTGGAGTAG
- the rsgA gene encoding ribosome small subunit-dependent GTPase A, which produces MARRGGRDFSSYDESDVKVRPGKGSRPRSKDRPKHKDAVVGLVITKDRGRWGVVLEDGTRVVCMRARELGRTSIEVGDRVGVVGDTSGVKDTLARIVKREERTSELRRTADDTDPYERIVVANAEVLLIVCAVADPPPRTGFVERALVAAFVGGVTPVVCLTKSDLADPGEFEKELADLDVEVLRTGIDDDIAALLERIDGRLSALIGHSGVGKSTLVNRIVPDANRETGEVSGVGKGRHTSTQSVALELPGGHGWIIDTPGIRSFGLAHVSPDEVIAPFPDLAEAAERCPRGCTHAGPPADPECAWDDFDSNSVIGRRVQAVRRLLVALRINETTYD; this is translated from the coding sequence ATGGCTAGGCGCGGCGGACGGGACTTCTCCAGCTACGACGAATCGGATGTGAAAGTCCGCCCCGGCAAGGGGTCGCGCCCGCGGTCGAAGGACCGACCGAAACACAAGGACGCCGTCGTCGGCCTGGTGATCACGAAGGACCGCGGCCGCTGGGGCGTGGTGTTAGAAGACGGCACGCGCGTGGTGTGCATGCGCGCACGGGAGCTGGGCCGCACCTCGATCGAGGTCGGCGACCGCGTCGGCGTCGTGGGCGACACCAGCGGGGTGAAAGATACGCTCGCGCGCATCGTCAAGCGCGAAGAACGCACCTCCGAACTACGGCGCACCGCCGACGACACGGACCCGTACGAGCGCATCGTGGTCGCGAACGCGGAGGTCCTCCTCATCGTCTGCGCGGTGGCCGATCCCCCGCCGCGAACGGGCTTCGTCGAGCGCGCGCTCGTCGCCGCGTTCGTCGGCGGCGTCACCCCCGTGGTCTGCTTGACCAAGTCGGATCTGGCGGACCCGGGCGAGTTCGAGAAGGAGCTCGCCGACCTCGACGTGGAGGTCCTGCGCACGGGCATCGACGACGACATTGCGGCGTTGCTAGAGCGTATCGACGGCCGCTTGTCCGCCCTGATCGGCCACTCCGGTGTGGGAAAGTCGACGCTGGTCAACCGCATCGTCCCAGACGCCAACCGCGAGACGGGAGAAGTCTCCGGCGTGGGCAAGGGACGCCACACGTCCACTCAGTCGGTGGCGCTGGAATTGCCGGGCGGGCACGGCTGGATCATCGACACCCCCGGTATCAGGTCCTTCGGGCTGGCGCACGTCTCGCCCGACGAGGTGATCGCGCCGTTCCCGGATCTCGCCGAGGCGGCGGAACGCTGCCCGCGCGGGTGCACGCACGCCGGCCCCCCGGCGGACCCGGAATGCGCGTGGGACGATTTCGATTCGAACTCCGTCATCGGGCGGCGCGTCCAGGCTGTGCGACGCCTACTGGTGGCGCTGCGGATCAACGAGACGACGTACGACTGA
- a CDS encoding DUF3107 domain-containing protein: MEIKIGLADSHRELSITSPKGQNEVLGEVTQAIESGAPTVSLDDERGMKYVVRTERILYVELGNSTPRAVGFTG; encoded by the coding sequence ATGGAAATCAAAATCGGGCTCGCTGACTCCCACCGCGAACTCTCCATCACCTCCCCGAAGGGGCAGAACGAAGTCCTGGGCGAGGTCACGCAGGCGATCGAGTCCGGCGCTCCGACTGTCTCCCTCGACGACGAGCGAGGCATGAAGTACGTCGTGCGCACCGAGCGCATCCTCTATGTCGAATTGGGCAACTCCACCCCGCGCGCTGTCGGCTTCACGGGCTAG
- a CDS encoding DEAD/DEAH box helicase, with the protein MPDRSVQQPQQPPTFAELGVAAEIVGALKENGVERVFSIQELTLPIALTGRDVIGQARTGMGKTLAFGVAVLDRVFDDAAIAELDGTPRALVITPTRELAVQVGEDLALAATNTPIRLSTIYGGRPYDEQLAALNDGVDVIVGTPGRLLDLHQRGDLDLSRVAILVLDEADEMLDLGFLPDIQKIWGALNQPLQTMLFSATMPGQILSLARSMMNKPLHIRAEATESSQVHDTTKQVVFCSHKMDKPEVVARILQADGRGKTIIFTRTKRTAADVAEDLAGRGFAVGSVHGDLGQEARERSLEAFRNGKVEILVATDVAARGIDVDDVTHVINYQTPDDPMTYVHRIGRTGRAGRTGTAVTLVGFDEKAKWKLISDELSLDRPEPSTWFSTSPELAEALDIPDIARSTVGPARPVHGVRKKRSESRSGSAGRSSRSRDRNRSRRSRR; encoded by the coding sequence GTGCCCGATCGTTCTGTACAGCAGCCCCAACAGCCGCCGACGTTCGCCGAGCTCGGCGTCGCCGCGGAGATCGTCGGGGCGCTTAAGGAAAACGGGGTCGAGCGCGTCTTTTCCATCCAGGAGCTCACCCTCCCCATCGCGCTGACCGGCCGCGACGTGATCGGCCAGGCCCGCACGGGCATGGGCAAGACCTTGGCGTTCGGCGTCGCGGTCCTCGACCGCGTCTTCGACGACGCCGCCATCGCCGAGCTCGACGGCACCCCCCGCGCACTGGTGATCACGCCCACGCGCGAGCTCGCCGTCCAGGTGGGCGAGGACCTCGCGCTCGCAGCGACGAACACGCCCATCCGCTTATCGACGATCTATGGCGGCCGCCCCTACGACGAACAACTCGCAGCCCTGAACGACGGCGTCGACGTCATCGTGGGCACCCCCGGCCGCCTGCTGGACCTCCACCAGCGCGGCGACCTTGACTTGAGCCGCGTGGCCATCCTCGTCCTCGATGAAGCCGACGAGATGCTCGACCTGGGCTTTTTGCCCGATATCCAGAAGATCTGGGGCGCGCTGAACCAGCCGCTGCAGACCATGCTCTTCTCTGCCACCATGCCGGGGCAGATCCTCTCGCTTGCGCGGTCGATGATGAACAAGCCGCTGCACATCCGCGCCGAAGCCACCGAATCCTCCCAGGTCCACGACACCACCAAACAGGTCGTGTTCTGCTCCCACAAGATGGACAAGCCCGAGGTCGTCGCACGCATCCTGCAGGCAGACGGCCGCGGCAAGACCATCATCTTCACCCGCACGAAGCGCACCGCCGCCGATGTCGCCGAGGACTTGGCCGGCCGCGGTTTCGCCGTCGGTTCCGTTCACGGCGACCTGGGGCAGGAGGCCCGCGAGCGCTCCCTGGAGGCGTTCCGCAACGGCAAGGTGGAGATCCTCGTGGCCACCGATGTCGCCGCCCGCGGCATCGATGTCGACGATGTCACCCACGTGATCAACTACCAGACCCCGGACGACCCGATGACCTACGTGCACCGCATCGGCCGCACCGGGCGCGCGGGCCGCACCGGCACCGCCGTCACACTCGTCGGTTTCGACGAGAAGGCGAAGTGGAAACTCATCAGCGACGAGCTCTCCCTAGATAGACCTGAGCCCTCGACCTGGTTTTCTACCTCGCCCGAGCTCGCCGAAGCTCTCGACATTCCCGACATCGCACGCTCCACCGTCGGCCCCGCCCGCCCCGTCCATGGCGTTCGCAAGAAGCGCAGTGAATCCCGCTCCGGTTCTGCAGGCCGCAGTAGTCGCAGCCGCGACCGCAACCGTTCACGAAGGAGCCGGCGATGA
- a CDS encoding Rv3212 family protein gives MNAPLRRTRGDLIATGFIAAVAVIVLLIAFFTAPIRKDELTPAAEEVPNDGMLAVAPNDLSEGPVLHDDAPNLRPVTAAGMIATYDKNTGTITASTPDGDEKWSYTRGPELCGIASAWDEIVAVYRTNIGCGDVVAIKATTGQYSHTRSAIAPEQVAMISSNDRVGYVAPERSEIWRSDLVRTVEYGEVEAPQEPDFQPNEGCTLTSALTRTEVFAVTEKCENGSWLRMQDATPEDSRKPEIHESVEIAEGAYLVAVGQEAAAVYDPGSSKATSYKQDGTQLASSQVPQSDLLSDSPIGIATPQVADLPHHMSYFDGQNLMLLDPDTLEVTTIFADALGTGFGAGGRLIYPTAEGIAVANWDTQSIDHVIPVDRHGYTGTVSIASAGATVVEKRGSEIAVLDLVQ, from the coding sequence ATGAATGCACCGCTGCGTCGCACCCGCGGCGATCTCATTGCCACAGGCTTCATCGCCGCTGTCGCGGTCATCGTCCTTCTCATCGCGTTTTTCACCGCACCGATCCGCAAAGACGAGCTGACTCCCGCCGCTGAGGAAGTTCCGAACGACGGCATGCTCGCCGTCGCCCCGAACGACTTGTCCGAGGGCCCAGTTCTTCACGACGATGCCCCCAACCTGCGCCCCGTCACCGCCGCCGGAATGATCGCCACCTACGACAAGAACACCGGCACCATCACCGCCTCCACCCCGGACGGCGATGAGAAGTGGAGCTACACCCGCGGACCCGAACTGTGCGGCATAGCCTCTGCGTGGGATGAGATCGTGGCCGTTTACCGCACCAATATCGGCTGCGGCGACGTGGTGGCCATCAAGGCCACGACCGGCCAGTACTCCCACACCCGCTCAGCGATTGCGCCCGAGCAAGTCGCCATGATCTCCTCGAACGACCGCGTCGGCTACGTCGCCCCGGAACGCTCCGAAATCTGGCGCAGCGACCTTGTCCGCACCGTCGAATACGGCGAGGTCGAAGCCCCACAGGAACCAGATTTCCAACCCAACGAGGGCTGCACCCTCACCTCCGCGCTGACCCGCACCGAGGTCTTCGCCGTCACAGAGAAGTGCGAAAACGGTTCCTGGCTGCGCATGCAGGACGCTACCCCGGAGGACTCCCGCAAGCCCGAGATCCACGAGTCCGTAGAGATCGCCGAGGGCGCCTACCTCGTCGCCGTGGGCCAGGAAGCCGCCGCCGTCTACGACCCGGGTTCGTCCAAAGCCACGTCCTACAAACAGGACGGCACGCAACTGGCCAGCTCCCAGGTGCCGCAGTCCGACCTGCTCAGCGACTCGCCCATCGGCATCGCCACCCCGCAGGTCGCCGACCTGCCCCACCACATGAGCTACTTCGACGGCCAGAATCTCATGCTCCTCGACCCCGACACCCTCGAGGTCACCACCATCTTCGCCGACGCCCTCGGCACCGGCTTCGGCGCCGGCGGCCGCCTCATCTACCCCACTGCCGAGGGCATCGCGGTAGCGAACTGGGACACCCAGTCCATCGACCACGTCATCCCCGTCGACCGCCACGGCTACACCGGCACCGTCTCCATCGCTTCCGCCGGCGCCACCGTCGTGGAGAAGCGTGGCAGCGAGATCGCAGTCCTCGACCTCGTTCAGTAG
- a CDS encoding DUF3152 domain-containing protein: MTFHPDGRMDGDYRHAAGHSGTEKSALARFVDAYGWRAYAIPVLVVVTALVIWSIANTPSGETVGATSRGTDGIEDTDGGTNMTVPEMPEGEVGITELPPGGPFTEEGKGTYRPVGSLGMTAGEGKEKVVRFSTEVEEGIDTTSFGGDDSFAALVDATLSDPRGWTNDPKFRFEHVSASDDPDVRIQLTSVGTTRETCGNALGLETSCRIFTEENGDRVIINESRWVRGAAPYNGDLGMYRQYLINHEVGHALGYAEHVPCDGDGNLAPIMMQQTLSLNNKDLFQIAPQQVYPDNEDTCRANPWPYPRPATV; this comes from the coding sequence ATGACCTTTCACCCCGACGGCCGCATGGACGGCGACTACAGGCATGCCGCTGGCCACAGCGGGACGGAGAAATCCGCGCTTGCGCGTTTTGTGGACGCGTACGGCTGGCGCGCCTATGCCATTCCGGTGCTGGTCGTGGTGACTGCTCTGGTGATCTGGAGCATCGCGAACACCCCGTCGGGGGAGACCGTCGGCGCGACCTCGCGCGGAACAGACGGCATCGAGGACACCGACGGCGGGACGAACATGACGGTGCCGGAGATGCCGGAAGGCGAAGTTGGCATCACGGAGCTGCCGCCCGGAGGCCCGTTCACGGAGGAAGGAAAAGGCACCTACCGGCCCGTGGGTTCGCTCGGCATGACCGCGGGCGAGGGCAAGGAGAAGGTCGTGCGTTTTTCCACGGAGGTGGAAGAGGGCATCGACACCACGAGTTTCGGCGGCGACGATTCTTTCGCCGCGCTCGTGGACGCGACCTTGTCCGATCCGCGCGGCTGGACGAACGACCCGAAATTCCGCTTCGAGCACGTCTCCGCATCCGACGACCCGGACGTGCGCATCCAGCTGACGTCCGTGGGCACGACCCGCGAGACCTGCGGAAACGCTCTCGGCCTCGAGACGTCCTGCCGTATCTTCACGGAAGAGAACGGCGACCGAGTGATCATCAACGAGTCCCGCTGGGTGCGCGGCGCCGCCCCGTACAACGGTGATCTGGGCATGTACCGCCAGTACCTCATCAACCACGAAGTCGGCCACGCGTTGGGGTATGCGGAACACGTACCGTGCGACGGCGACGGCAATTTGGCGCCGATCATGATGCAGCAAACGCTGAGCCTGAACAACAAGGATCTGTTCCAGATCGCGCCGCAGCAGGTCTACCCGGACAACGAAGACACCTGCCGCGCCAATCCGTGGCCGTACCCGCGTCCGGCGACGGTGTAG
- the ybaK gene encoding Cys-tRNA(Pro) deacylase yields MAAKTHALEVVQKAGVDHEVLTYAAGTDHFGEHAVEELGLDAARTLKTLVIHHEREYAVCCVPVAGHLSLKHAAKALGWKNAEMADPKVAQRLTGYIVGGISPLGTKQKLSTLIDASVRGAQTITVSAGQRGLSIAMSPADLAELSGAEFVDIAAD; encoded by the coding sequence ATGGCAGCGAAGACTCACGCGTTGGAAGTAGTGCAGAAAGCGGGCGTGGACCACGAGGTTCTCACCTACGCCGCGGGCACGGACCATTTCGGCGAGCACGCCGTGGAGGAGCTGGGCCTCGATGCCGCGAGGACGCTCAAGACGCTGGTCATCCACCACGAGCGCGAGTACGCAGTCTGCTGCGTGCCGGTCGCCGGGCACCTGTCGCTCAAGCACGCGGCCAAAGCGCTGGGCTGGAAGAACGCGGAAATGGCGGACCCGAAGGTCGCGCAGCGCCTCACCGGGTACATCGTGGGCGGCATCTCGCCGCTGGGCACGAAACAAAAATTGAGCACGCTTATCGACGCCTCTGTCCGCGGTGCCCAGACCATCACCGTCTCGGCGGGCCAGCGCGGCCTGTCGATCGCGATGTCGCCGGCGGATCTCGCGGAGCTGAGCGGCGCGGAATTCGTAGATATCGCGGCTGATTAG